In a genomic window of Myotis daubentonii chromosome X, mMyoDau2.1, whole genome shotgun sequence:
- the KCNE5 gene encoding potassium voltage-gated channel subfamily E regulatory beta subunit 5, translating into MNCSESQRLRTLLNRLLLELQHRGNASGLGAGLGPNRGMGVVPDTFLGSEVTSPKGDDAYLYILLIMIFYACLAGALILAYTRSRKLMDAKDQMSQACPEHQWVTGGALAAVNAETASSSPAEGRHQLAPGELLALAQSTERV; encoded by the coding sequence ATGAACTGCAGCGAGAGCCAGCGGCTGCGAACCCTCCTGAACCGCCTGCTGCTGGAGCTGCAGCACCGGGGCAACGCCAGTGGCCTGGGCGCTGGCCTCGGACCCAACAGGGGCATGGGGGTCGTGCCTGACACCTTCTTGGGCAGCGAGGTGACCAGTCCCAAGGGCGACGACGCTTATCTCTATATTCTGCTTATCATGATCTTCTACGCGTGCCTGGCCGGAGCCCTCATCCTGGCCTACACCCGCTCCCGCAAGCTCATGGACGCCAAGGACCAGATGTCCCAGGCCTGCCCCGAACACCAGTGGGTCACGGGAGGCGCCCTGGCCGCAGTCAACGCCGAGACTGCCTCCAGTTCACCGGCTGAGGGACGCCATCAGCTCGCCCCTGGGGAACTGCTCGCCCTCGCCCAGAGCACCGAGCGGGTCTAG